In Topomyia yanbarensis strain Yona2022 chromosome 2, ASM3024719v1, whole genome shotgun sequence, one DNA window encodes the following:
- the LOC131680383 gene encoding uncharacterized protein LOC131680383, which translates to MLEVPLAEIGQSPQYFLPHHAVLRPDSSTTKLRTVFDASCKSQSGISLNDVLLAGPTIQDSLISIVMRFRMHAYVVSADIAKMYRQILVHPNDQALQRIYWRDSKDLPLKMFQLRTVTYGTNSASFLATRVLQQLAEDEEVNFPLAAPVVRKDFYMDDLLTGSNDLITLKNVCVQVIAMLDSAGFPLRKFSSNSQEIIDLVPEALRETKPSLEFDSHSSINTLGLIWEPSTDFLSYKIPDWPPVEAYTKRTVLSRMSSLFDPLGLLSPIVVKAKIFMQTLWKTTLSWDTRLPSTYRQAWEEVQNQIPQLKDLRIPRHVLSLRKPQAVEMHGFSDASEQAYGACVYIRSIAEDGYCTVRLVAAKSRIAPLEVKSIARLELCAALLLANLVHLVAETINYQGKVLLWTDSSIVLHWLASTPSSWQTFVANRVAEIQRLTTNAFWKHVPSCDNPADLISRGMNVNDFYNSYLWWNGPPWIATINQPWPESIQIPARHSLSEEVLEVRKQVFHVAMANGDLVKRYSSYTQLLRIGSLCRRFANNSSTSKGSHFGPISNLEMRETMMSLVRAIQSEFFAKEIVALSAGQHVPKSSSLRFLHPSIQNGLIRVGGRLEHAEIDSDRKHPLVLPERHPFTLLVAESIHRRTMHGGPQLTLAIMKHEFWPLRGRNLVRRVVHSCVTCAKAKPRIIEQLMGQLPPERVNRAYPFQYVGVDFAGPVYLKPATRKGAPIKAYVAVFVCLAVKAAHLELVSDLTSAAFIAALRRFIARRGLPSTIFCDNATNFTAAQRELKELRQLFLSQQHRDAVLLEASTHAITFHFIPPQAPTFGGLWEACVKSFKHHLRRVVGNSHLSFEAFSTVLAQIEACLNSRPITPMSADPNDVEALTPGHFLVGRPLLAVPEPDLDHIPENRLDLWQKMQRLTQHFWKRWHNEYLSTLQLRYKWSTVNQNLLTGSIVLVRDDNLPVGKWSMGRVLAVHFGDDDLVRVATVKVPGVAKPITRPITKLCYLPIEVDPATIEPDSSSTHNRDVPSAVSETQSAGAGR; encoded by the coding sequence ATGCTGGAGGTCCCTCTGGCGGAAATTGGACAATCGCCGCAGTACTTCCTACCGCACCATGCTGTGTTACGACCGGATAGCTCTACGACCAAGTTGCGAACTGTATTCGATGCCTCATGCAAATCTCAATCCGGAATTTCTCTCAACGATGTGCTTTTAGCGGGACCGACGATTCAAGATTCACTGATATCGATCGTTATGCGATTCCGGATGCATGCCTATGTCGTTAGTGCAGATATCGCGAAAATGTACCGTCAAATTTTGGTACACCCGAACGATCAAGCCCTGCAAAGAATATACTGGCGAGACAGCAAGGATTTGCCACTGAAAATGTTCCAGCTCCGAACGGTGACCTACGGGACGAATAGCGCATCGTTTCTCGCCACCCGTGTTTTACAGCAACTTGCAGAAGACGAAGAAGTGAATTTCCCACTTGCTGCTCCAGTAGTCCGCAAGGACTTTTATATGGACGATTTGCTCACTGGATCGAACGACCTCATTACTCTGAAAAACGTGTGCGTTCAagttatcgctatgctcgactcTGCTGGGTTTCCTCTTCGTAAGTTCTCGTCAAATTCTCAGGAAATTATTGATCTCGTTCCCGAAGCACTCCGAGAAACAAAACCCTCACTCGAGTTTGACAGCCACTCATCAATAAATACACTCGGACTGATTTGGGAACCGTCGACTGACTTTCTCAGCTATAAAATTCCTGATTGGCCGCCAGTAGAAGCGTACACGAAACGCACCGTTCTTTCTCGGATGTCGAGTCTGTTTGATCCGCTTGGCCTGCTTAGTCCAATTGTCGTGAAGGCCAAGATTTTCATGCAGACGTTGTGGAAGACAACATTGTCCTGGGACACCAGGCTGCCCAGCACTTATCGACAAGCCTGGGAAGAAGTGCAGAATCAGATTCCCCAATTAAAGGATCTACGAATACCTCGTCATGTTCTTTCACTCCGGAAACCTCAAGCAGTCGAAATGCATGGATTTAGCGACGCATCGGAACAGGCATATGGAGCCTGTGTCTATATCCGCTCCATTGCCGAGGACGGCTATTGCACAGTTCGTCTTGTCGCGGCAAAGTCACGAATAGCTCCGTTGGAGGTCAAGTCCATCGCCCGCCTCGAACTCTGCGCAGCTCTTCTTTTAGCCAATCTCGTGCACTTGGTTGCAGAAACTATCAACTACCAAGGCAAGGTGTTGCTTTGGACTGATTCGTCGATTGTGCTGCACTGGCTTGCTTCAACACCCTCGTCATGGCAAACATTTGTGGCGAACCGTGTTGCGGAAATACAACGTCTCACCACCAACGCATTTTGGAAGCACGTTCCCAGTTGTGACAACCCCGCTGATCTAATCTCTCGTGGAATGAACGTGAATGACTTCTACAACAGTTACTTGTGGTGGAACGGCCCTCCCTGGATAGCAACCATCAATCAACCTTGGCCAGAATCCATCCAAATTCCCGCGCGACATTCGCTTTCCGAAGAAGTTTTGGAAGTTCGGAAGCAGGTTTTTCATGTAGCGATGGCCAATGGCGATCTCGTGAAACGCTATTCGTCCTACACGCAACTATTGCGGATCGGATCACTCTGTCGACGGTTCGCCAACAATAGTTCTACAAGTAAGGGTTCTCACTTCGGACCGATCTCCAACCTTGAAATGCGTGAAACCATGATGTCACTCGTGCGGGCGATTCAAAGTGAGTTCTTTGCGAAGGAAATAGTGGCTCTCTCCGCAGGCCAACATGTACCTAAATCTTCTAGCCTGCGGTTTCTTCATCCAAGCATCCAGAATGGCCTGATTCGAGTCGGTGGCCGATTAGAACACGCCGAAATCGACTCCGACAGAAAACATCCGTTGGTGCTTCCCGAAAGGCATCCGTTCACGTTACTTGTCGCCGAGTCAATCCACCGACGAACCATGCACGGGGGACCACAACTTACTTTGGCAATTATGAAGCACGAATTTTGGCCTTTGCGTGGTCGAAACTTGGTGCGCCGTGTGGTTCATAGCTGCGTTACTTGCGCTAAGGCCAAGCCCAGGATCATCGAGCAGCTTATGGGTCAGCTGCCACCAGAGAGGGTCAACCGAGCATATCCCTTTCAGTACGTTGGAGTGGACTTTGCAGGGCCAGTCTATCTTAAACCAGCCACTCGTAAAGGAGCGCCTATAAAGGCATATGTTGCGGTGTTCGTCTGCTTAGCGGTCAAGGCAGCGCATCTTGAGCTAGTGTCGGACCTCAcatcggccgccttcatcgcgGCACTCCGTCGCTTCATCGCGCGCAGAGGGTTACCGAGCACCATCTTCTGTGACAATGCGACGAATTTCACTGCTGCCCAACGCGAACTTAAAGAGCTTCGCCAGTTGTTTCTGTCACAGCAACACAGGGATGCTGTACTACTCGAAGCCAGCACCCATGCAATCACCTTTCACTTCATACCTCCACAAGCTCCGACGTTCGGTGGTTTATGGGAAGCCTGCGTCAAATCCTTCAAGCATCATCTTCGCAGAGTAGTTGGGAACAGTCATCTCTCGTTTGAAGCTTTCTCTACAGTTCTCGCGCAGATCGAGGCTTGCCTTAATTCACGGCCAATTACACCAATGTCTGCCGATCCGAACGATGTGGAAGCACTTACTCCTGGACACTTCCTTGTCGGGCGTCCGCTTTTGGCAGTCCCAGAACCCGATTTAGACCACATCCCCGAAAATCGGCTCGATCTTTGGCAGAAAATGCAGCGCCTTACTCAACATTTCTGGAAGCGATGGCACAACGAGTACCTGTCTACATTGCAGCTCCGTTACAAGTGGTCCACGGTGAATCAAAATTTGCTGACAGGATCGATCGTATTAGTACGTGATGACAACCTCCCTGTCGGAAAATGGTCGATGGGAAGAGTGCTTGCTGTTCACTTCGGCGATGACGACTTAGTCCGAGTTGCTACTGTGAAGGTTCCTGGGGTTGCCAAACCCATAACACGTCCAATTACTAAGCTTTGCTATCTGCCCATCGAGGTCGATCCAGCAACCATCGAACCAGATTCGTCGTCAACGCACAACCGGGACGTGCCTTCCGCAGTGTCGGAAACTCAATCAGCTGGAGCTGGTCGATAG